The Pagrus major chromosome 5, Pma_NU_1.0 genomic sequence CCATAATCTAAACAGGATATTAACCTCATGGGGCCAATAAAGCCACACAATGCACCCAACACGTGTAATAAGGACAAACAAGCGTTCAACTTTTTGTAGACAATgtaataatttattaaaaatgacaaacaaaggAGCACATCATCGATGCAAATCATTGTGCTTTGACATTTTGGTGACAACAACACATTAGTGGCCACTAATGAAACAGTGTTCatagaaaacaaagctgaaacAAGGCATGTGTTCAGGACAGGCATTCAGGCTGGTTGTTCGGCACTAGGAAAGTCTCATGTTGCAGCTGTGCGCCTCCATCAGCGGCACCACTGATGCGATGGAGGCTACACCTGTACAAGGTGCTGCTTCACAGTCAGGCATCCACAGGAATGCGTTCATGAATTCAAGTCTCAGGGAAGACGTGTTTTTTGCTCTATTCCCAGTTCAGACAGCTCATGTTCTCCCCTCCGCTCCGGGCAGGACCTCTCTCCGCTGCCACCTCCGTCCGCGAGGCGACAGCTGCTGCCCCTCCAGGCGTGCGCTCCAGGCGGCCGGACGCACGACCTTTCTCCGCACCTCACGCTCCCCCTTTTTGTCCAGGCGACAGCGCGGCGGTCACATCGGGAGTGTTTTCACATTCGGCTCACGCAAAGGAgccgacagacagacacaggcgGTGAACAAAGACCGGAGACAGCCCGGTCAGCGCATCTTGAGCAGCTGCCGGAGCATCCCAGCGATCTGCAGGAACTTGTCCTTCTTGCGCTGCTTCAGAGCCATCAGGGCCCGGGCCGTCTCCTCCGGGTCCTGGGTGTAGGAGAAGATgctcctcactctctcctccgcCTTCATGTCGCCAGTTTTCTGGAAGAGCCTCATCAGCGCGTCCTGGTTGACGTTCTCGAAGATGTTGGCCGAGGCCTTCTTGCGGTGCGCCGTGTCAAACTTGTTGCCGTGGACGGATGGGCTGACCCGGCGGCACTCTGAGGACACGTAGGACGACAtgttgtctctttgtctctctcccccGCTGGATGTCTCGCTTGTCGTCTGCTCCGTGTGTGGCCCTCCAACTCGCGGTGGATGAGTTGTCAGGTGCGCACCGTTGGGCAGCAGCGGCTCCGGGCTTCAGCGGCTGAGCAGAGTGAGTGAAGCAGAGCTGAGGCTCAGGAGTATTTATGGAGCCGAGAGGAGGGTTGTTCTGCACAGATACCAGCCGTGACATCAGCAGAGCGAGGCACCGCCTCTGAGCAGCACAATAGACTGCACAGCTcctcataaacacacagtgcGCAGCAGGCGGACTGATGGAGGACCTGGTTCTGTATCAGCTCATCTATAGTGGAGCGAACCAGGAGCCCACTGGGACTTCAGAGGGGCCACTGAGGACATGTCCTAGCCTTCATGTTTGGCTAGACTTTATAATATCTATCATatcattaaattaaacaattatATATGATTAATAAAGGCACATTAATAGTTAAttagacttttatttattcattttattggaaagttgcaaTTGAAGTTCATAATACTGTAAATGGTTAATTAATACTGTGTGTTTCAACCTTTacaattacttaataaatggtttatgaaCCATTTTATTGTTAACAGTAAAATTACTTGACTAATTCattataaatttaccatttattaatgcaTCCATCATCTGAAACCTCTTATCTTTTTCAGGGTCACTGGGGCTGGAGCTGATCCCGGCTGACATTGGGCGAATGGCGGGGTACGCCCTGgataagtcgccagttcatcacagacAATTTAAAGTAActgattaacttttttttagatgtcctttggattgtgggaggaagcgAGAGTAACCGGAGACCAGCCAGGTCTCAAACCCAAGTCCTTGTTGCTGTGGGGCAACAGCGCTAACCACTGCGCCGCCGTGCTGTCcaccatttattaataatgattCATATTAAGTGttgacctcagtatttctaaaatcctggctacggCCCTGCTTACCCAGGATATTGGTGTATGGATATCCAATAAAACAACTGTGAAACACCAAAATATCCCAAAATCACTCACTCATTTGGAGTAGTGTAATTAATGCCACCTTATAAGATCCCAGTAACAGGTGACTGTAGCTGAATACATCACATAAAAACAGAGTATGTGCACCTGAGATGTAGAAGAgtaaaggaaaaagagagaaatattaaagttaaagaggcactatgtagttgCTGAGAAGAAGTTAATGCTCAGAAATGTTTTCCTGTCACCCTGAAGTGATAAGAAGTACCACTTGCTTATCATTTCCCCCTCTGAAGGGGAACCatgcagttttggagaggaaattcaaactgagGCCGTGCACACTCGTACACGGGTATTTCTGAAAGCAAAACTTTTTCTCTGCGTGTTGGCCTTCTGCACACACGTCAGCTGCGTTTCAGGCTTTGGCGTACGCCCGACAGCCTGCGTTTGCGTGTGGATGAGGtatcagatttttaatatttacaatattaatgagggaataatataaatatttatcttttccatcagtgaataaacaagctgctctcagaggaaaataagctcccacaacactgtttgaagctagagaggtggcagggtccgccacatctaaacaaagtagaacagtataaattgtgttgatGTGACACAGATGTGATGTCTCGGCTCTTCTGAgtcatttgtgtctttttggtTTGTTAACATGTCGCTGAAACAGTTTATAAACGGAGATTAAGCTAAATAAAACTGTTCCCTGCGTGTTTACTGAACGGGTGGCCTGTTCCTGTTTGGACGTCCGTTCACACcgactgcagctctgatgtaAACGTGGTCTTTACTTCAAACACATTATGTCGACTTGTTTTAATCAGacgagaaagatcttcatcggAAATTAAAGGactttgtttaaatgtggcggaccctgccacctttctcgcttcagaccttattttcctctgagagcagatTGTTTATTAACttatggaataaataaatatttctgagtttgtattattacctcactaATATCCTAAATGTTagaaatctgagtttgaatttcttctaaaaaactacatagtgccccttttaaagactacaaacaaacacactacTGTCTGAAGTGTTATTTTTGGATGTGATTAACTTGATTTGTTTATCGTTATTCAGTCATGTATGTTACTACTCATATGTTTTCTACAGTTTCCCAAAATTGCAACAGAAGATTATATCTGCCGTTTCCAGTTAAGCAGTGCTAAAAATATTTAGCTTACATTTCAGCCTTCAGCTGGGAGGGTTATtgagttgtgtttacagctggcGCTGACCCGTGGCCCGTGGCTGATCTGTGTAGATAAGGCTGCAAGGCGTTCCCCCCCCTTCGTCGCAACTCTCCATGTAAACAACAGCAAGTGTCACTCTCATGCTGATGTAACTCTCAtgttttcctaaaaaaaaacttgtcacCTCTACAAGTGTGACCACGGCTCCAGTCCCTTATATGGGGAAAAGGCTGCAGTGGCCATATGTGGCTCGGGGGAAGTGTATTTCCtccagaggagctgcagaatGAAGTTCATGCACGGTATGCCCGGCATGTGCACCGACTTTGTGCGCAGAACAATAAAGCAAAAGATCCTCGCCGAGTCCGAGGCGAAACAATACCCAGATCCTCGCTGACAGCTTTGTTTTGCGGGTCTGTGTGAACAATGTGTCGCCACAGGATACCTGTCTGTCTCGAGCTGGCATGGCAGTTATGACTGCAGACAGTGTCGCTGCACCTCTGCTGGTGGAGACGGCATATTTATGACCTCAAAGTTGTCCCCGCGGCACGAAAGACGAGCAATGCACAATGAGATTGCAGCGGGGGAGACGGAAACTGGAGCCTTGAGCTGCTGACCCTATTCTCCTGTCCACACCAAGCATTCAGACTTTATCATAACAAAAGGGACACTAAATTTAACCGGGGGTCAAAGTTCAGTCATCTTCTTCCCCACAGGGAGGGATCTCCCGAGACCGTATCCCTTAAAGATAAGATTCTGTCCAAAGATGTTTAATGTTTGGATCAAATTGCATAACGGCACTCCCAACTGTCCCTAAAATAGAGTCCAGGTCACAGATTAGAGGGCCTTTGTTGAGACTTGTTTAAGGAGTCCTCCTGATTAAGTAACGGTCAATGTTCACTGTTAATCTATCTGGAGCAATATTGCCGtgtttccctcctcctcctcctcctcgtcctcctctttgTGTACGGGTTAACTGTACTTCAGGCAATAAACTGTGATAGGGCACGTCTCAGATACCAACCACCTCCAGAACCGGTCGTCAAAATCAGAGCCTGGCGTGAGACGTCTTGAGCTACAAGAAGGTCTGAGTCATCCTGAGTTACTAATCTCTCAGCTTCAAATCAACAAGGTTTTGAAATGGTCCGTTTGGGACACAGCAGGGGAGGTTGCGTAACGCTCCAGGTAGCCAGACATGTTCGATGTTAAGCTCAACATCCATCAGCGAGCCAATGTTCTCTGTCTCTGAGGCCATTTGATAACCAGGCAGGTTAGtacacagcagctgagcagAACAACACAGATAGAAGCACAAGATCATTTctttcctttatttgttttccaaCTCGACAGCAGTTTGTTTGCCCTGAATACTGGATTTATACAAGACGGGGAGAAgcccaaaatgtaaaaactgaccATGTCATGAGCTCACTGAGTCACATTTACTAAATATGAATCTCGGACAGTTCAGAATaattttaaagggacagttcccCCACCaagtcaaaaatacatattttccctctGACTCTGTGGCGCTATTCATCCATCaggattgttttggtgtgagttgttgagttttgaAGATGCTGGCTGTAGAGAAGTCTGCCCTCTCTCACATATAATGGGAACTACATGGTGGggagtctttttatttttaatattgtaataAATATCATACCGTGAGTTCCCGAcaagatggcactcagcttaTGTggtcaaagtaaaaaaaaccaTGTTGAGAGCAGCAGAAGGAGTAGTGAGATGCACAGTGATGCATTTTGGTGGCTGTTGTTTGGTAGAAAGAcaaatagttcctacatgaaactctCACAACCAGGTCTTTCTTAgatacatgttttctgttttagaGAAGGCCGACATCTCTACGCTGATATCTCAAAAACTCAATATCACTGCTAGTCGGAGGGAAAGTGTGTAATGTCCCTTTAAGGCACTGGAAAATAGCTAAAAGATGTCAAATTTgaaaaactggatattttttgacCCTTAAATACAGCCAATAATCATCCTCTTGGCTTTTGTATCTGACTTACCTCCTCTATTTCTTACACTGTCATGAAAAACTGTCCATGTCTGTCAccctgaaatgaaatgaagtaCCACTTGCTGCCATTTACcacctctttctttcttataTATACTGAATATATTCGTAGGAAGCagcatttagtttgtttagatataaaaacaatcagtcacAGAAGATCTTCTATGACAAGATAATAACAGAAAATACTTCCTTATTTAATCCAAATCAAGTGTGTCACAGTAAAAACACGCGACATGGACAAACTTTGAACAAACAGTCCTGCTTGTTGAGACAGAAGCGGACGTACGGAGACAAAACGACACCATTTGTACTCAGTTAATCTGCTAATTCAAAGAAACTGACTGGAGGCCGTTTGGTTTTCTCAAAAATGGTCAGGCGGTGTTTTGGAAATGCCTCAATTGCTGTTTGCTGTTCCTCTTGTGTAACCGACAGATGTCCCAGATGTCAGATTTCAATGTTCAACACATGAGGTAAGCACAAGCGCAGACGGCTCTTTATCAGGTAATGGTTTCGCAGCTATGGTGAGACTTTGACCTTTGAGTTTGAACCATATGACTCTCACTAACAGCTTTAGTGCTTTTTATTAGGAATACAGAATAAATACTGATTCAATTCATGAGAAGggcgtctgctgctgctgctaacatgAATATAACAATACAATAAGTGACTAAAACCCACCTGTGCTGGATGTTACAGAGAACAAACTAGCAGCTGGTCTAATTAAGTGACTCACAGCATCTTATTGGATGAAGAACAATAAGATGAATAATGATTCCTCACAGGCTTTCTGGTTACCAGAGAAGTCATGTCTTTATTGGGGCCCTGTGTTTATATCTGACCTTACTGGTGGCAAACACCCAGCATGTGTGTTCAGCAAGTGGCTGGTTGTGTAACATGAGGAAAGGAAGGGGAGGACAGTGAGTCTCTGGGGGGACGAGTGTTTATGTGTGGATACAGCTTCCAAAAGATTCACTTTTGCTTTATTTCAGGATcgttttttggcctttttatggttttattCGAGATGACAGGACACAGGCTCCGTCCTCACCTGAGCGACCAGGGCTCCGCATATTACTGCAAGTTAACAGGTAGTGTGGGTGTAATGTCTGATGCCTGACGGTAACACACAAGTTTACCCTGACTCACTAAAAAAACAGCACCATCACAGGGAATCTGTTGTATTTGCAAGGGGCATAGTGCAAGCAGGGGGTCCGGTTGAGGCAATAAAAAGTGAGCCAATTATGCTGAATAAGAGTTGGAAATGATGGTTACAGGATGCTAATCAGTGTCAGAGTTCCCAGAAAAGAATCAAATtggtaaaacattttatttgaagtACATCATGACACACTGCAAGTAAACAACAAACCCAGCATGGCCCAGACAAAGAAATACAGACGTACACTTTGAATTTATGTTCGAGTTACGCCTCATAAAACTTTCAGCCCTCATCTCTTGTTTTTTGCATCTTAAAAAAGATGAGCACCATCTCgagttaatgtttttgttgaaacctGCACCGAGGCTTTTAGAGGAATCACCAGGTTTTTCTTTTAACGAGGCGGAGTGGAGCGGTTCATGTTTCACAACCTGCTGCTGTGAGCAGCGTCGCAGCCACAATAGGCCAGGCGGTAACACTTGCACGCAAAAGGAGAGTTCAcgtttcctcttttctctgctcctcccctctctctcacttgaTCTacacctccctcctccaccccccctCAGGAGACCGGCCTGTGCATGCAGATTAAGTAACCGAGCGCTGAGCCCACCGAGGCACCATTACACTGAACCGGCTCAATCCGGCTGCCGCCGCCCGGTTCACGGCTGGCTGCACCACAGGGGCCTGAGGCTAAATCTACTGTACATCTGTCCGCACGACGCTCCCCGGTCAGGATCCTGAGCCGAGCCTTGCATGTCCAGGCCCCACTGGATCAGGTGGATCATATTAAGGTCATTGTTCTACCCTTTCCATGGGTACTGACCATTGTGGCCTCCTTACAGCCACAGAGTGGTGGATTGTTAAAGCTCTGATGTTTCCCCTCAATGCACCCAaagctttgttttctgtttccccTCTCAGGTCGTGTTAACATCAATATAAATCTttaataatgacaacattttgactccagagtgaaatatctcaacaactgttggacATTTTGACAGACATTAATGTTCCCCACAGGATGAATGCAACTATTGGATTGAAAGGATTGACATAAAATTTCCTACAGTCCCAAGAGGATGAATTGAAATTACATTTGTGATCCcttaacttttcatttagcGTCATTATCAGGTTTTAATTTGTCTAATACTCTGGTTTATGGCAGGAATAATGATATTCCCATCAACATCAGCAgtactttgtgttcagtggtaacaagcaaatgtttgcatgtaaatgagttaactaagatggtgaaccTAGTAAATATTACTAAACAtctgcatgttagcattgtctctgtgagcatgttagcatgctgactgtAGAGTTTCACTCAGTGCTGCCTTCGACCAAGTCTTGTATTTCAGTTCTCCTAGTCTGAGGTTTAATCCTTGCGACATGCGAAACAAACCTCAGTGCGGTTGGTGTTTTAAAGCAACTAAggactttcatttttattgattctggcgccccccGTGGGCAAAAGTGGAAGTGTCGTCACAGCCTCGTGTTGTAAAGATCTTCATCTGAAAGAAAGACAACTTATTTTTAAtgctacttttctttttctcttcaacaACGACCTTTTCAAAGTCAATATAAAGAAGAAGGAGATAAAAACTTcacagtgcacctttttaaGAATCACTATATAAGAACAGCTGATCTTCCTGCTCATGTTGCTGATATAGAAGCATCAGTATAAAATTGAGGCTgcttcataaccagttaaatcACGTgtagtacatacagtatatacacacaaaacacctGATGACAGGCTTGGTTATGGAGGCTTGATGGTTATGGACACAACAGGAATACCCTCATCTCATCTCGACGCAGCTCAAAGCTCAGATCATAACagctgtaaaacacacctgtcaACATCCACTGTTACAGTTTCTGTTTATCATTAGCTGAGCCTGCAGAGCAGCGTAGCACACTGCAGAGCTCCTGCCTCCCCCCGAGGTGTGAGGTAACTTGGATGCACTGCGGCTGACAGCTTAGCAGGCGCTCAGATCCCTTACTGTCTCCATGGCGATACGCTGGAAGGCAACAGGAGAgtcagagggtggaggtggaaAGACGCTGGGGTTTGACTGGGTCACCATAACACTGTAAATGCAAACAAGCAGTGACTCAGTGTGTTTCAGGAACTGTAACGTCCTGTTATAGTGGAGGCAGAAACAATCTCTATGGTAGCCGGGCCGAGTCTCACGCTCTGCTGACTTCAACAGAAGAGGTGACGGTGTTATTAAGCATTTTATATTCCCAATAAGTGTGTAGGTGCTCATTTGTATCCAAAATAAGTGTGTAGACAGTTTAGTTTGTGAACTGTGAGTTCAAATCCTCCTCATAAGAACATTTAACACCCTCAGTCCTCCCGTCACGCTCCAAGTCTTCAGccagtctgtgtttttttgcataTCTACAGtttaaaaagagacaaatgtgATACGGTCAAATGTGCTGACCCCACAGTAAGTTAACATTACAATAGAGAAAGCATATAAATTAATAGGAGGTCTGGTCGCACGCCAGGTAGAGGAAAGTGCTGGAGCCGGTCGACAGCAGGCCCCATTGTTCATCGAGGCGGGGAAGGCAAGGTCATCTCGAAGAGACCGGAGGCAGGAACACGCAAAGTCTGAACTGATGAACAAGTCGTCTGTGGAAGGAGTCTTGATCATTTCGAGAGAATATACACCCTTTGATAGAAAGTGACACGCTGATTGTTCCCACATGTGACGATGAAGACGATGCCAGCAGAAATTCTCAGGAGTGGAAGTGCTCAACATATCCAGATCAGGCAGATAGTTTTAATTTACACACATGCTGAAATATATTTAGAgtaacagtttgacatttatgGCAAGCTGAGCTAATCAGCTGCCGGCTGTAGCTTCATGTTGAACAGACAAATACAAGAGAAATATCAATATTCTCATCTaa encodes the following:
- the tcima gene encoding transcriptional and immune response regulator a; protein product: MSSYVSSECRRVSPSVHGNKFDTAHRKKASANIFENVNQDALMRLFQKTGDMKAEERVRSIFSYTQDPEETARALMALKQRKKDKFLQIAGMLRQLLKMR